In a genomic window of Drosophila takahashii strain IR98-3 E-12201 chromosome 3L, DtakHiC1v2, whole genome shotgun sequence:
- the Alg-2 gene encoding programmed cell death protein 6 isoform X2, which produces MTFQNDGMPDQQFLWDVFQRVDKDRSGHISADELQVALSNGTVSFQDFGALWKYVTDWQNCFRSFDRDSSGNIDKTELKTALTSFGYRLSDHLINVLLRKFDRFGRGTILFDDFIQCCIVLYTLTTAFRQHDTDMDGIITIHYEQFLSMVFSLKI; this is translated from the exons ATGACCTTTCAGAATGACGGAATGCCAGATCAACAATTTTTGTGGGATGTTTTTCAAAG AGTGGACAAAGACAGGAGTGGTCATATTTCCGCTGATGAGCTACAAGTGGCCCTTTCGAATG GCACCGTATCCTTCCAAGACTTCGGAGCATTATGGAAATACGTGACGGATTGGCAAAATTGCTTTCGATCATTCGATCGCGATAGTTCTGGAAACATTGACAAAACTGAGTTGAAGACAGCGCTGACATCATTTGGGTATCGTTTATCCGACCATTTAATTAACGTTTTGCTACGCAAGTTTGATCGTTTTGGACGTGGTACAATCCTGTTCGATGATTTTATTCAATGTTGCATTGTGCTATAT ACTTTAACAACTGCATTCCGACAGCACGACACTGATATGGATGGGATCATAACCATACATTATGAacaatttttaagtatggttttttcattaaaaatataa
- the Alg-2 gene encoding programmed cell death protein 6 isoform X1, which produces MTFQNDGMPDQQFLWDVFQRVDKDRSGHISADELQVALSNGTWSAFNPETIRLMIGMFDRENTGTVSFQDFGALWKYVTDWQNCFRSFDRDSSGNIDKTELKTALTSFGYRLSDHLINVLLRKFDRFGRGTILFDDFIQCCIVLYTLTTAFRQHDTDMDGIITIHYEQFLSMVFSLKI; this is translated from the exons ATGACCTTTCAGAATGACGGAATGCCAGATCAACAATTTTTGTGGGATGTTTTTCAAAG AGTGGACAAAGACAGGAGTGGTCATATTTCCGCTGATGAGCTACAAGTGGCCCTTTCGAATGGTACATGGTCTGCATTTAATCCCGAAACGATCCGTTTGATGATTGGAATGTTTGATCGCGAAAATACAGGCACCGTATCCTTCCAAGACTTCGGAGCATTATGGAAATACGTGACGGATTGGCAAAATTGCTTTCGATCATTCGATCGCGATAGTTCTGGAAACATTGACAAAACTGAGTTGAAGACAGCGCTGACATCATTTGGGTATCGTTTATCCGACCATTTAATTAACGTTTTGCTACGCAAGTTTGATCGTTTTGGACGTGGTACAATCCTGTTCGATGATTTTATTCAATGTTGCATTGTGCTATAT ACTTTAACAACTGCATTCCGACAGCACGACACTGATATGGATGGGATCATAACCATACATTATGAacaatttttaagtatggttttttcattaaaaatataa